A window of Candidatus Thorarchaeota archaeon genomic DNA:
TTTGGGGCATTTGCGGATATAGTCGCGTATCAAGTCTTTACGTTCCTTGTATTTACGTTCTATTACGCCGTTGTTGGGATTGACATCAATCTTGTGACACTTGGATTTGTCCTGTGGAGTGTCTGGAACGCCATAAACGATCCACTATCAGGACTCGTATCGGATCGAACAAATACAAAATGGGGGCGTCGTGTTCCATTCATAGCAGCTGGAGCCATACCACTTAGCCTGCTGATGTTCTT
This region includes:
- a CDS encoding MFS transporter; the encoded protein is MTENEEYEPGNKVAYGFGAFADIVAYQVFTFLVFTFYYAVVGIDINLVTLGFVLWSVWNAINDPLSGLVSDRTNTKWGRRVPFIAAGAIPLSLLMF